The Mustelus asterias chromosome 1, sMusAst1.hap1.1, whole genome shotgun sequence genomic interval cccaccccccgcttctTTTCAAGGCCAGTTTTGTAATGCTAAGTTACCAGAAtttgccctccccctccctccctccctgccccccagcaCTGTTTCGCTTCCTGGCAGCGATtactttatatatttttaaaaaatatatttgaaaaTAAATCACCAGTCATCAATTGGAAACGAAGTGAACAGGAGCTTCTTTTGATGAATTAATGACTGGAAgcaaacctgacccaagcgaAGGGACGTTGCCCAGAATAACCCGGCTTTTCCTGTTAACATTACCTTACAaataagcggggggggggggggcggggggggggggaggtgtttcaTTCCTGGGTCGGGCCATTTATAAAACAACTAAAAAGGTTCATAGGAATGTTTATGTCTAATTGTCAGTTTTTGACAAGTCGTTCTCCTATATTGATTAATCTATGACTGTACACACCAAAAAACATTTTACAATTTCATTAGCGCCCAACTTATATTGAATCAATCTTACTGTGTTAATATCTGGGAACGAAAGACCTTCACCGACCGCCACGGTGTGATCGATGGTCTATTAAGGTGTATTGTAATATTGATCATATTATGAAACTCTAAGCCCTTTTCACTGTTTTAATGTTATTTTTTAATATCGCAGGTGCGAAGAGAGGCGCTTCCAAATAAACGCCAGGCATTATGGATAGCGTCTCCACTCCTCTGCCTGCACCCACTGATGTTTCACTCTCAGCGCCGACCAGTTCCTTTGAGCCGGATTCCCTAAGTCAGCAGAGATCTCCCCACATCCCCATGAAGCCGAATCAGGTGGGCCAAGTCATCCTGTACGGAGTGCCCATCGTGTCACTCATCATCGATAACCAGGAGAGGCTGTGTCTGGCTCAGATCTCCAACACCCTACTGAAGAACTACAGCTACAATGAGATCCACAACAGGAGGGTGGCTTTGGggatcacctgtgtccagtgcacCCCGGTCCAGCTGGAGATCTTGCGCAGAGCTGGGGCCATGCCAATATCATCGAGGAGGTGTGGGATGATAACCAAGAGAGAAGCcgagagactttgcaagtcctttCTGGGCGAGAACAAGCCTCCAAAGCTGCCTGACAACTTTGCTTTCGACGTGAGCCACGAGTGTGCTTGGGGGAGCAGGGGAAGTTTTATACCCGCCCGTTACAACAGCTCAAGGGCTAAGTGTATCAAGTGCACATATTGCAGCATGTACTTCTCCCCCAATAAGTTCATCTTCCATTCTCACCGCACGCCCGAGGCTAAGTACACCCAACCCGACGCTGCCAACTTCAATTCGTGGAGGAGACACTTGAGGTTGACCGACAAGAGTCCCCCACAAGACCTGACCTATGCCTGGGAAGATGTGAAAGCTATGTTTAACGGAGGCAGCCGGAAACGTGCCCTCCCTGGAGCCTGCGGCTCCCTGGGTTCAGTGAAGGCTGTGAATAATGTTATCACCCACATGATGGGCCCAGAACTCTCTCACAAGAGGGCCAGGTTTGCTGAAGACGAGGAAGATGGAAGCAGCGCCTCCTCTCGGAAAAACCTGCGGAACTATCCAGTCATCCCGGTCCCCAGCAAAGGGTTTGGGATGCTACAGAAATTCCCCGCCGCCTCCCTGTTTCCCAATCCTTACACCTTCCCTGCCTTCGGCCTGTGCCAGAAAAAGGACGAGGGGGACTCCCTTGCCGGGGAGCAGAAGCAGGGTGGACTATCCGGACTCCTTTGGCCGGGCAGGAAGGATGCCTTTTACCCCCCACTCTGCATGTTCTGGCCACCGAGGGCGGCGAACGGCATCCCAGTGC includes:
- the skor2 gene encoding SKI family transcriptional corepressor 2, whose translation is MDSVSTPLPAPTDVSLSAPTSSFEPDSLSQQRSPHIPMKPNQVGQVILYGVPIVSLIIDNQERLCLAQISNTLLKNYSYNEIHNRRVALGITCVQCTPVQLEILRRAGAMPISSRRCGMITKREAERLCKSFLGENKPPKLPDNFAFDVSHECAWGSRGSFIPARYNSSRAKCIKCTYCSMYFSPNKFIFHSHRTPEAKYTQPDAANFNSWRRHLRLTDKSPPQDLTYAWEDVKAMFNGGSRKRALPGACGSLGSVKAVNNVITHMMGPELSHKRARFAEDEEDGSSASSRKNLRNYPVIPVPSKGFGMLQKFPAASLFPNPYTFPAFGLCQKKDEGDSLAGEQKQGGLSGLLWPGRKDAFYPPLCMFWPPRAANGIPVPTYLQPQPSAITSVGETPSLRQTFLDLSDQSEAAGLATPRDNLFDRENVSSPGTPEHRLPADSRVKLLEVSAFTARKQSYLSAFRPVVKDIGSIAKLHGNAEEFGSDRHPSPGTSCSYHSDSGESEEEQEVDVETNKLSGEGQEEAISLGQYTQSNLQQQQQDNSGFKGSKDKIHFCSAKVESSVGKAAGKEDASSDQAQESTSPLSVKTDVENMEKEELQKVLLEQIDLRRRLEQEFQALKGNASFTVVNNFQEQMKRELAYREEMVQQLQMVRWTF